One genomic region from Stackebrandtia nassauensis DSM 44728 encodes:
- a CDS encoding VOC family protein, with product MNEPINSVAVSDLNTVNGFIIAKGAAELIEFLTAVFDGTETPEAHTPDMYANDGTLIHAEVRIGNSVIMVADRKADWPFTPAMTQVYVTDAAETLRRAVERGARIITDVSAFYGGFDIARFLDPWGNLWWLFAPAADANADDQETVDWDDPEPSPIYTTLLDAMRQLTDPT from the coding sequence ATGAACGAACCAATCAATTCCGTCGCGGTTTCGGACCTCAACACCGTCAACGGATTCATCATCGCCAAGGGCGCGGCCGAACTCATCGAGTTCCTGACCGCAGTCTTCGACGGCACCGAGACACCCGAAGCCCACACGCCAGACATGTACGCCAACGACGGGACCCTCATCCACGCCGAGGTGCGCATCGGCAACTCGGTGATCATGGTCGCGGACCGCAAAGCCGACTGGCCGTTCACACCCGCCATGACCCAGGTCTACGTCACCGACGCCGCCGAGACGCTGCGCCGAGCCGTCGAGCGCGGGGCCAGGATCATCACCGACGTGTCCGCGTTCTACGGCGGCTTCGACATCGCCCGCTTCCTCGACCCGTGGGGCAACCTGTGGTGGCTGTTCGCACCGGCGGCGGACGCCAACGCTGACGACCAGGAGACTGTGGACTGGGACGATCCGGAACCGAGCCCGATTTACACCACACTGCTTGACGCCATGCGGCAGCTAACTGATCCGACCTGA
- a CDS encoding sulfite exporter TauE/SafE family protein, producing the protein MDVGQVCLLLAAGLAAGGVNSLAGGGSLLTFPALVTVGLPPVSANVTNSISVCPGYLAAMWASRSDLGGYRGRVLALVPVTVVGTAAGSALLLLTPASTFEAVVPFLVVGASLTLLFQDRVRSLVGHPHKMASWRRNLSLQVMTGLGCVYGGYFGAALGVMLVACLALVVEGTLARILALKNTVSAMVGLVTIGIFSAFAPVNWLAVAIVAPSSLVGGYLGARLARRMPQKVLRAAIVTFGLVIGVYLYLFK; encoded by the coding sequence ATGGATGTGGGTCAGGTGTGTCTGTTGCTGGCCGCCGGGTTGGCCGCCGGTGGGGTCAACTCGTTGGCGGGTGGTGGGTCGTTGTTGACGTTTCCCGCGTTGGTGACCGTGGGGTTGCCCCCCGTGAGTGCGAATGTCACCAATTCGATCTCGGTGTGTCCCGGGTATTTGGCGGCTATGTGGGCCAGTCGCTCGGATTTGGGTGGGTATCGGGGGCGGGTGTTGGCCTTGGTGCCGGTGACCGTGGTGGGGACCGCGGCCGGGAGTGCGTTGTTGTTGCTGACTCCGGCGTCGACGTTCGAGGCGGTGGTGCCGTTCTTGGTGGTGGGTGCTTCGTTGACGTTGTTGTTTCAGGATCGGGTGCGGTCGTTGGTGGGTCATCCGCACAAGATGGCATCTTGGCGTCGTAACCTGAGCCTTCAGGTCATGACCGGCCTGGGTTGTGTGTACGGGGGGTATTTCGGGGCGGCGTTGGGCGTCATGTTGGTGGCGTGTCTGGCGTTGGTGGTGGAGGGGACGCTGGCTCGGATTCTGGCGTTGAAGAACACGGTGTCGGCGATGGTGGGGTTGGTGACGATCGGGATCTTCTCGGCCTTCGCGCCGGTGAACTGGTTGGCGGTGGCGATCGTGGCGCCGTCGAGTTTGGTGGGAGGTTATCTGGGGGCGAGGTTGGCGAGGCGGATGCCGCAGAAGGTTCTGCGTGCCGCCATCGTCACGTTCGGCTTGGTGATAGGTGTCTATCTCTACCTGTTTAAGTGA
- a CDS encoding NAD+ synthase produces MRTLRLALAQTNSTVGDLDGNAAAVVEWTARAKRAGAHMVAFGEMMLTGYPVEDLVFRESFVRASRQRVERLASELAEAGLGGIVVVVGYLDADGPARMDADADPGVGPRDALAVLHSGRVVTRYFKHHLPNYGVFDEDRYFVSGDTLEVVRVGGVDVAVTVCEDIWQPGGPFAVARQAGVGLVVNINASPFERDKDDTRLSLVKRRAAEANATVAYVNVIGGQDELVFDGDTMIVKADGELVLRGPRFTEELLLADLTFDDAGDVPEVTDAAMAVRHTEISGGSLPLRRNLITPVKTEPLSDLAEVWGALTLGLRDYVDKNGFASVLFGLSGGIDSAVVAALAVDALGPDRVHAVSNPSQYSSQHSRDDAADLAQRTGLHYLVEPIQTIVDAYLSQLSLSGVAVENLQARVRGVIWMALSNQHGHLVLAAGNKSEYAVGYSTLYGDAVGGYAPIKDVPKTLVFELAKWRNAEAKRRGEVAPIPDNIITKPPSAELRPDQVDTDSLPPYEVLDAILAGYVDGDAGRDDLVAAGHDPAIVDRILRLVDIAEYKRRQSAPGTKVTGKSFGRDRRLPITNRFREGDSRA; encoded by the coding sequence ATGCGCACGCTTCGCCTCGCACTGGCCCAGACCAACTCCACCGTCGGCGACCTCGACGGCAACGCCGCCGCCGTCGTCGAGTGGACCGCGCGGGCCAAGAGGGCCGGGGCCCACATGGTGGCGTTCGGCGAGATGATGCTGACCGGGTACCCGGTGGAGGACCTGGTGTTCCGGGAGTCGTTCGTGCGGGCCAGCCGACAGCGGGTGGAGCGGCTGGCGAGTGAGCTGGCCGAGGCCGGGCTGGGCGGCATCGTCGTCGTGGTCGGTTATCTGGACGCCGACGGCCCGGCGCGCATGGACGCCGACGCCGATCCCGGGGTCGGACCGCGCGACGCGCTGGCCGTCCTGCACTCCGGCCGGGTCGTGACCCGGTACTTCAAGCACCACCTGCCCAACTACGGCGTCTTCGACGAGGACCGGTACTTCGTCTCCGGCGACACGCTGGAGGTGGTGCGGGTCGGCGGTGTGGACGTCGCGGTGACGGTGTGCGAGGACATCTGGCAGCCCGGCGGACCGTTCGCGGTGGCCCGGCAGGCCGGGGTCGGGCTGGTCGTCAACATCAACGCCTCGCCGTTCGAGCGCGACAAGGACGACACCCGGCTGTCGCTGGTGAAGCGGCGCGCCGCCGAGGCGAACGCCACCGTCGCCTACGTCAACGTCATCGGCGGCCAGGACGAACTCGTCTTCGACGGCGACACCATGATCGTCAAGGCCGACGGTGAACTGGTGCTGCGCGGTCCCCGGTTCACCGAGGAACTGCTGCTGGCCGACCTGACCTTCGACGACGCCGGTGACGTACCGGAGGTGACCGACGCGGCGATGGCGGTGCGCCACACCGAGATCTCCGGCGGTTCACTGCCGTTGCGCCGCAACCTGATCACGCCGGTCAAGACCGAGCCGCTGTCCGACCTGGCCGAGGTGTGGGGCGCGCTGACGCTCGGCCTTCGCGACTATGTGGACAAGAACGGCTTCGCCTCGGTGCTGTTCGGACTGTCGGGCGGCATCGACTCGGCCGTGGTCGCGGCGCTGGCCGTCGACGCGCTGGGCCCGGACCGGGTGCACGCCGTGTCCAACCCGAGCCAGTACTCCTCGCAGCACTCCCGCGACGACGCCGCCGACCTGGCGCAGCGCACCGGGCTGCACTACCTCGTCGAACCGATCCAGACCATCGTGGACGCCTACCTGTCGCAGCTGTCGCTGTCGGGGGTCGCGGTGGAGAACCTGCAGGCGCGGGTGCGCGGTGTCATCTGGATGGCGCTGTCGAACCAGCATGGACACCTGGTGCTGGCGGCGGGGAACAAGAGCGAGTACGCCGTCGGCTACTCCACACTGTACGGTGACGCGGTCGGTGGTTACGCGCCGATCAAGGACGTCCCCAAGACGCTGGTGTTCGAGCTGGCCAAGTGGCGCAACGCCGAGGCCAAGCGACGGGGCGAGGTGGCGCCGATCCCCGACAACATCATCACCAAACCGCCGTCGGCCGAGCTGCGCCCCGACCAGGTCGACACGGACTCGCTGCCGCCCTACGAAGTGCTGGACGCGATCCTGGCCGGGTACGTCGACGGCGACGCCGGTCGCGACGACCTGGTGGCCGCCGGACACGACCCGGCCATAGTGGACCGGATTCTGCGGTTGGTCGACATCGCCGAGTACAAGCGCCGCCAGTCGGCGCCGGGAACCAAGGTCACCGGCAAGTCCTTCGGCCGCGACCGGCGGTTGCCGATCACCAACCGGTTCCGCGAGGGCGACTCGCGGGCGTAG
- the phnE gene encoding phosphonate ABC transporter, permease protein PhnE, with amino-acid sequence MSTQLEAPPKAPAPVPSRRTLAPLRLNTILATIVVGVLLVFGLWSLNYLGINFATLADSVSNGIEFVSRATPLSFPPLGETAVLIAQTLAIVISATLLSMVLSAPLAFWAAANTSPNIAARLGSRGVIVVARAIPDIVLAIIFVRIFGLGILPGVLAMGLHSIGMIGKMYGDAIEQIDEGPRTALRAAGATRRQQLIGGVLPQVLPAFVATAMHRLDINLRISVLLGYVGVAGIGKEIKDAVESLQYRRALALALIILVLIIIMELISGAVRKMLLGPAGAEPSRFGFVRLFRWIGRKLTGRRPKEEVKVPAPRGAVAVASQRISPPWTFRRIRRFTYMLLGLAIAGVSVVYVVVDFTGIGGGVGFIDTMSRLWPPGTGGVAMSELWFSLFETFVIAMAALVIGLVLALPVGCLAARNVAPNSVIAKIFRIFIVCVRGVPELVLAILFVIIVGLGTVAGAFALAIGAIGLLGKLVADSLEEVDPGVEQALRATGASRVRVFFAATLPQALPAFIGHILYQLDVNFRAATILGIVGSGGIGYYLLQASRVREFETVTTITLMIFGVVMTIELIAMWLRRTAGAKSGGAA; translated from the coding sequence ATGTCGACACAACTGGAAGCACCACCGAAGGCACCCGCGCCCGTACCGAGCAGGCGCACGTTGGCGCCGTTGCGGCTCAACACGATCCTGGCCACCATTGTGGTCGGTGTCCTGTTGGTGTTCGGCCTGTGGTCGCTGAACTATCTGGGCATCAACTTCGCCACCCTTGCCGACAGCGTCAGCAACGGCATCGAATTCGTCTCCCGGGCCACCCCGCTGTCCTTCCCGCCGCTGGGGGAGACCGCGGTCCTGATCGCACAGACGCTGGCGATCGTCATCTCGGCGACGCTGCTGTCCATGGTGCTCAGTGCGCCGCTGGCGTTCTGGGCCGCCGCCAACACCTCGCCCAACATCGCCGCCCGGCTGGGATCTCGGGGCGTCATCGTCGTGGCCCGCGCCATCCCCGACATCGTCCTGGCCATCATCTTCGTGCGCATCTTCGGGCTGGGCATCCTGCCGGGCGTGCTGGCCATGGGCCTGCACTCCATCGGCATGATCGGCAAGATGTACGGCGACGCGATCGAGCAGATCGACGAGGGGCCCCGTACCGCGCTGCGGGCGGCGGGCGCCACCCGTCGACAGCAGCTCATCGGCGGCGTGCTGCCGCAGGTGCTGCCCGCGTTCGTCGCCACCGCCATGCACCGCCTCGACATCAACCTGCGCATCTCGGTGCTGCTGGGTTACGTCGGCGTCGCGGGCATCGGCAAGGAGATCAAGGACGCCGTCGAAAGCCTCCAGTACCGGCGCGCGCTGGCGCTGGCACTGATCATCCTGGTCCTCATCATCATCATGGAGCTGATCTCCGGCGCCGTGCGCAAGATGCTGCTGGGTCCCGCCGGGGCAGAGCCCTCGCGTTTCGGTTTCGTCCGGCTGTTCCGGTGGATCGGGCGCAAGCTGACCGGCCGCAGGCCGAAGGAGGAGGTCAAGGTCCCCGCGCCGCGGGGCGCCGTGGCCGTGGCTTCCCAACGCATCTCACCACCGTGGACGTTCCGGCGGATCCGCCGGTTCACGTACATGCTGTTGGGCCTCGCGATCGCGGGAGTCTCGGTGGTCTATGTGGTCGTCGACTTCACCGGGATCGGCGGTGGCGTCGGCTTCATCGACACCATGTCGCGACTGTGGCCGCCGGGAACCGGCGGGGTCGCGATGTCGGAACTGTGGTTCTCGTTGTTCGAGACCTTCGTCATCGCGATGGCCGCCCTGGTCATAGGCCTGGTGCTCGCGCTGCCGGTCGGCTGCCTGGCCGCGCGCAACGTCGCCCCCAACTCGGTGATCGCCAAGATCTTCCGGATCTTCATCGTGTGTGTGCGAGGCGTTCCCGAACTGGTGCTGGCCATCCTGTTCGTCATCATCGTCGGACTGGGAACGGTGGCGGGCGCCTTCGCCTTGGCCATCGGCGCGATCGGTCTGCTGGGCAAGCTGGTCGCCGACTCGCTCGAGGAGGTCGATCCCGGCGTCGAACAGGCGCTGCGCGCCACCGGTGCCTCGCGGGTGCGGGTGTTCTTCGCGGCGACACTGCCGCAGGCCCTGCCCGCGTTCATCGGCCACATCCTGTACCAGCTGGACGTCAACTTCCGCGCCGCCACGATCCTGGGCATCGTCGGCAGCGGTGGTATCGGCTACTACCTGTTGCAGGCCTCCCGGGTGCGCGAGTTCGAAACGGTCACGACGATCACGCTGATGATCTTCGGTGTCGTCATGACCATCGAACTGATCGCGATGTGGCTGCGGCGCACCGCCGGGGCCAAGAGCGGCGGCGCCGCCTGA
- a CDS encoding WD40/YVTN/BNR-like repeat-containing protein — MNRVLKRHVLPVCVATASLAAITLATPAHAHDGFKASNLSWQLTDTGVDNQFRGLAAVDDDTAWVAGTKGTVLRTTDGGDSWDNVSPAGAEGLEFRDIEAYDDEHAVALSIGEGEASRVYVTDDGGDSWHNSFTNAEPKAFYDCMAFFDAKHGVAMSDPVDGRIRFITTDDGGHSWDMLPPERSPEALAGEFAFAASGQCLVAADKRNGYLVTGGGETARVIHTPDRGQSWEAHDTPVASGPSAGIYAAAFRDTKRAILVGGDYTTPDAVKDAAAYTRKGVENFALSPGEPGQYRSSVAYVAGSIAITVGPTGSDLTVDNGRDWHRFDDGAFDSVECAKFACWASGPKGRIATLELG; from the coding sequence ATGAACCGAGTCCTGAAGCGACACGTACTGCCCGTGTGTGTCGCGACCGCGAGCCTCGCCGCGATCACCCTGGCCACCCCCGCCCACGCCCACGACGGATTCAAAGCCTCGAACCTCAGCTGGCAGCTGACCGACACCGGGGTCGACAACCAGTTCCGGGGCCTGGCGGCCGTCGACGACGACACCGCCTGGGTCGCCGGAACCAAGGGCACGGTGCTGCGCACCACCGACGGCGGTGACAGCTGGGACAACGTCTCCCCGGCCGGGGCCGAGGGCCTGGAGTTCCGGGACATCGAGGCCTACGACGACGAACACGCCGTCGCGCTGTCGATCGGGGAGGGCGAGGCGTCGCGGGTGTACGTCACCGACGACGGCGGCGACAGCTGGCACAACTCGTTCACCAACGCCGAACCCAAGGCGTTCTACGACTGCATGGCCTTCTTCGACGCCAAACACGGTGTCGCCATGAGCGACCCTGTCGACGGCCGGATCCGCTTCATCACCACCGACGACGGCGGCCACAGCTGGGACATGCTGCCGCCCGAGCGGTCGCCCGAAGCCCTTGCGGGCGAGTTCGCGTTCGCCGCCAGTGGACAGTGCCTGGTCGCCGCCGACAAGAGGAACGGCTACCTCGTCACCGGCGGCGGCGAGACCGCGCGCGTCATCCACACCCCCGACCGGGGCCAGAGCTGGGAAGCCCACGACACGCCGGTGGCCAGCGGGCCGTCGGCGGGCATCTACGCCGCCGCGTTCCGCGACACCAAACGCGCGATCCTGGTCGGCGGCGACTACACCACCCCCGACGCGGTGAAAGACGCCGCCGCCTACACCCGCAAGGGTGTCGAGAACTTCGCGCTGTCGCCGGGGGAGCCGGGCCAGTACCGCTCCTCGGTGGCCTATGTGGCCGGTTCGATCGCGATCACCGTCGGCCCGACCGGCAGCGACCTGACCGTCGACAACGGACGCGACTGGCACCGCTTCGACGACGGCGCCTTCGACAGTGTCGAGTGCGCCAAGTTCGCTTGCTGGGCGTCGGGACCCAAGGGCCGTATCGCCACGTTGGAACTGGGCTGA
- a CDS encoding TIGR03086 family metal-binding protein, whose amino-acid sequence MNGDKLVSRAYQPFATIVDNIKPDQLDAATPCAEYDVRKLVNHMLFWGPSLEAAGRKETVPPPAESEADVDLTAADWSGDLVAQLNRTVAAWSRPEAWQGVASMGGPHEIPASMVGGMVLGELVIHGWDLAQATGQQATWDEDVLAFTFAEVAANAETGRQMGVYGPEVAVPADAPLLHRILGVTGRRPD is encoded by the coding sequence GTGAACGGAGACAAACTGGTGTCGCGGGCGTATCAGCCCTTCGCGACCATCGTCGACAACATCAAACCCGACCAGCTCGACGCCGCCACGCCGTGCGCCGAGTACGACGTCCGCAAACTGGTCAACCACATGCTGTTCTGGGGGCCGAGCCTGGAAGCCGCCGGACGCAAGGAGACCGTGCCGCCACCGGCGGAGTCCGAAGCGGACGTCGACCTCACCGCGGCCGACTGGTCCGGTGATCTGGTCGCACAGCTGAACCGCACCGTCGCCGCGTGGAGTCGGCCCGAGGCCTGGCAGGGGGTCGCGAGCATGGGCGGCCCGCACGAGATCCCGGCCAGCATGGTCGGCGGCATGGTACTGGGCGAACTGGTCATCCACGGCTGGGACCTCGCCCAGGCGACCGGACAGCAGGCGACCTGGGACGAGGACGTGCTCGCGTTCACGTTCGCCGAGGTCGCCGCCAACGCCGAGACCGGACGCCAGATGGGCGTCTACGGACCCGAGGTCGCGGTACCGGCCGACGCGCCGCTGCTGCACCGCATCCTCGGCGTCACCGGCCGCCGCCCCGACTAG
- a CDS encoding phosphate/phosphite/phosphonate ABC transporter substrate-binding protein: MRKGLLLRLSALGAIAVLGLSACGESAVGDKDGKGETPDELVISGVPAEEGTDLSNTYEPVVKMLEKELDMKVKFKPSTSYAAVIEGQRNGKIHIAQYGALAYYQALQNGSDIDVLGAMVKAKGAEPGYQAYGIVPKGSKIKDIKDFAGKKLCFVDESSTSGYLYPVAGLMKAGVKKDDWEPVMAGGHDASAIAVSKKECEAGFALDSMVDETLIEKGDIKKGDLKVVWKSDTIAEPPITVYNGLEKGLKDKIKKVFETKANQDYLVKEGFCEKGKCDLTDQRIFGWEPVEESYYDSLTEVCEETKIDACEKIE, translated from the coding sequence ATGAGAAAAGGTCTATTGCTCAGGCTTTCAGCGTTGGGCGCGATCGCCGTCCTGGGCCTGTCGGCATGCGGTGAGAGCGCCGTCGGCGACAAGGACGGCAAGGGTGAAACCCCGGACGAACTGGTGATCAGCGGTGTGCCCGCCGAGGAGGGCACCGACCTGTCCAACACCTACGAGCCGGTCGTCAAGATGCTGGAGAAGGAACTTGACATGAAGGTCAAGTTCAAGCCCTCCACCAGTTACGCGGCCGTCATCGAGGGGCAGCGCAACGGCAAGATCCACATCGCGCAGTACGGGGCCCTGGCCTACTACCAGGCGCTGCAGAACGGATCGGACATCGATGTCCTGGGCGCCATGGTGAAGGCGAAGGGTGCCGAGCCGGGTTACCAGGCCTACGGCATCGTCCCCAAGGGCTCGAAGATCAAGGACATCAAGGACTTCGCGGGCAAGAAGCTGTGCTTCGTCGACGAGTCGTCCACCTCCGGTTACCTGTACCCGGTGGCGGGCCTGATGAAGGCGGGCGTCAAGAAGGACGACTGGGAGCCGGTCATGGCCGGTGGCCACGACGCCTCCGCCATCGCCGTCTCGAAGAAGGAGTGCGAGGCCGGTTTCGCACTGGACAGTATGGTGGATGAGACCCTCATCGAGAAGGGCGACATCAAGAAGGGCGACCTGAAGGTCGTGTGGAAGTCCGACACCATCGCCGAGCCGCCGATCACCGTCTACAACGGCCTGGAGAAGGGCCTCAAGGACAAGATCAAGAAGGTCTTCGAGACCAAGGCCAACCAGGACTACCTGGTCAAGGAAGGCTTCTGCGAGAAGGGCAAGTGCGACCTGACCGACCAGCGGATCTTCGGCTGGGAGCCGGTCGAGGAAAGCTACTACGACTCGCTGACCGAGGTCTGTGAAGAGACCAAGATCGACGCCTGCGAAAAGATCGAGTAA
- the phnC gene encoding phosphonate ABC transporter ATP-binding protein: MNSNDHLATGDEAIRFNNVTKVFAPDVTALDEVSFSAGFGEVVVLLGLSGSGKSTLLRHVDGLHLPSSGEVEVLGVNVTAARPRELRKLRRRVGFVFQQFHLVPTLTVLENVCTGALGRLKGPRLGLPTYPKQVRLDALEQLDRVGLADRAFQRADTLSGGQQQRVAIARAMLQRPEVLLADEPVASLDPESSHQVMQLIKKVAAEDQLTVLCSLHQVELALAWGDRIIGLHSGQVVMDTPVADIDLSDAMSIYARVGAETVASAAGDE; encoded by the coding sequence GTGAACAGCAACGACCACCTCGCCACTGGCGACGAGGCGATCAGATTCAACAACGTCACCAAGGTCTTCGCGCCGGATGTCACCGCGTTGGACGAGGTGAGCTTCTCGGCCGGTTTCGGCGAGGTGGTCGTGTTGCTGGGCCTTTCGGGGTCCGGCAAGTCCACCCTGCTGCGTCATGTGGACGGACTCCACCTGCCCTCCAGCGGTGAGGTGGAGGTGCTGGGGGTCAACGTGACCGCTGCCCGACCCCGCGAGCTGCGCAAACTGCGGCGCCGGGTCGGTTTCGTGTTCCAGCAGTTCCACCTGGTGCCGACGCTCACCGTGCTGGAGAACGTCTGCACCGGGGCGCTGGGACGGCTGAAGGGCCCGCGACTGGGCCTGCCGACCTATCCCAAGCAGGTGCGGCTGGACGCGCTGGAGCAGCTGGACCGGGTGGGCTTGGCCGACCGCGCCTTCCAGCGCGCCGACACCCTGTCGGGCGGACAGCAGCAGCGGGTAGCGATCGCGCGGGCGATGCTGCAACGCCCCGAGGTGCTGCTGGCCGACGAGCCGGTGGCCTCACTGGACCCGGAGTCCTCGCACCAGGTCATGCAGCTGATCAAGAAGGTGGCCGCCGAGGACCAGCTGACCGTCCTGTGCAGCCTGCACCAGGTCGAACTGGCGCTGGCCTGGGGTGACCGGATCATCGGCCTGCACAGTGGACAGGTCGTCATGGACACTCCGGTCGCCGACATCGACCTGTCCGACGCGATGTCGATCTACGCCCGGGTCGGTGCCGAGACCGTCGCCAGCGCGGCGGGGGACGAGTAA